A window of the Bdellovibrio svalbardensis genome harbors these coding sequences:
- the elbB gene encoding isoprenoid biosynthesis glyoxalase ElbB, which yields MKKIAVVLSGCGFLDGSEITESVSLLIALNQAGAKVSCFAPDIEFSATNHLNGNVTTEKRQLLSEAARIARGDIKALSTLKTSDFDAVAFPGGFGAAKNLCNWAEKGAACEVNPDVKRVVLEFHAASKPIGAICIAPVIIAKVLGEHKVTVTVGDDQATIAEILKTGAQHEECPVDDYITDRETKVVSTPAYMYGNAKPNEVFAGIFGLAHELVEWA from the coding sequence ATGAAAAAAATTGCTGTTGTACTCTCTGGCTGTGGCTTCCTCGACGGAAGTGAAATCACTGAATCTGTGAGCCTTCTAATTGCTTTGAACCAAGCAGGAGCAAAAGTTTCTTGCTTCGCCCCAGATATTGAATTTTCTGCAACCAATCATTTGAATGGCAATGTCACAACTGAAAAGCGTCAGCTTCTTTCTGAAGCGGCTCGCATTGCCCGCGGTGATATCAAAGCGCTTAGCACTTTGAAAACCAGTGACTTCGATGCGGTGGCGTTCCCTGGCGGATTCGGCGCTGCTAAAAATCTTTGTAACTGGGCAGAAAAAGGCGCAGCTTGCGAAGTGAATCCAGATGTAAAACGTGTTGTTCTTGAGTTCCATGCAGCAAGCAAACCCATCGGTGCTATTTGCATTGCACCTGTGATTATTGCAAAAGTTTTGGGCGAGCATAAAGTGACTGTGACTGTCGGCGATGATCAAGCGACGATTGCGGAAATCCTGAAAACTGGTGCTCAGCATGAAGAGTGTCCCGTGGACGACTACATCACTGATCGTGAAACAAAAGTTGTTTCGACACCTGCTTACATGTATGGAAACGCGAAGCCGAATGAAGTCTTTGCTGGAATCTTTGGTCTTGCTCATGAATTAGTAGAATGGGCTTAA
- a CDS encoding D-alanine--D-alanine ligase family protein, with the protein MKKVIALIFGGKSAEHEVSLRSAKNVADALDKDQYTPILIGISKEGSWYRFPDMTVFNNKAIEDKALPAQAESVALIALQGRPVLYSLKDHSKTSLDVAFPIMHGTMGEDGTIQGLFKMVQLPFVGCGVWSSAAGMDKEVMKRLLAEARIPNARYMLLTPFKNNSYEEIAAKLGSPFFIKPANAGSSVGVHKIKSAADFGPKLKDAFQFDNKVLAEEFIQGREIECSVMGHNHAPKASLPGEVIPQHEFYSYEAKYVDDNGALLEIPAKLDSEVTKRLQAMAEQTFHVMGCDGLTRVDFFLKPNGELYINEINTIPGFTKISMYPKMWEATGLSYKDLISNLITLAFEKYEAEQKLKTSYLE; encoded by the coding sequence ATGAAAAAAGTAATTGCGCTTATTTTTGGTGGTAAATCGGCAGAGCATGAAGTGTCACTTCGTTCAGCGAAAAATGTTGCCGATGCTTTGGATAAAGATCAATACACTCCAATTTTGATTGGTATTAGCAAAGAAGGCAGCTGGTATCGCTTTCCAGATATGACTGTTTTCAACAATAAAGCCATCGAAGACAAAGCACTTCCGGCGCAGGCCGAATCAGTCGCTTTGATCGCTTTGCAAGGCAGACCGGTTCTTTACTCTTTGAAGGACCATAGCAAAACTTCTTTGGACGTGGCGTTTCCGATCATGCATGGAACAATGGGTGAAGATGGCACCATCCAAGGCCTTTTCAAAATGGTGCAATTGCCATTCGTAGGCTGCGGTGTCTGGTCTTCTGCGGCAGGCATGGACAAAGAAGTGATGAAACGACTTTTAGCAGAAGCAAGAATTCCAAATGCTCGCTATATGTTGCTCACTCCGTTTAAAAATAATTCTTATGAAGAGATCGCGGCAAAACTAGGTTCGCCTTTCTTCATTAAACCTGCCAATGCAGGTTCATCTGTCGGCGTTCATAAAATCAAATCAGCCGCTGATTTTGGTCCTAAACTTAAAGACGCCTTCCAGTTTGACAACAAAGTTCTTGCAGAAGAGTTCATTCAAGGTCGCGAGATCGAGTGCTCTGTGATGGGTCATAACCACGCACCGAAAGCCTCTTTGCCTGGCGAAGTGATTCCTCAGCACGAGTTTTATTCTTACGAGGCGAAATACGTGGACGACAACGGCGCTTTGCTTGAGATCCCGGCCAAGCTCGATTCCGAAGTCACCAAACGATTGCAAGCCATGGCGGAGCAGACCTTCCATGTTATGGGCTGTGACGGACTGACTCGAGTCGACTTCTTCCTTAAGCCAAACGGTGAGCTCTATATCAACGAGATCAATACGATCCCTGGCTTCACGAAGATTTCAATGTATCCAAAAATGTGGGAAGCTACCGGTCTTTCTTACAAGGATTTGATCTCCAATCTGATCACCTTGGCCTTCGAAAAATACGAAGCAGAACAAAAACTAAAAACCAGCTATCTCGAATAG
- a CDS encoding patatin-like phospholipase family protein, protein MAKKMGLVLSGGGARGAYQVGILAAVKDIAQQSGLPPRFDYLSGVSAGAINASSLASNAHDFNASVDNLVKLWSNLTIDQVFSTNPLTMGRIGFQWMKDLSLGSLTGTTPGGSLLDTTPLRQMIHQNMDYAKVEQNIKDGHLTALAVTSVDYANSTTVTFVQGHESLPTWDKGRKRSEKAAISTEHIMASSAIPLLFPPIQVNDRFHGDGSVRNHAPCSPVIYLGAEKLLVIGVRKQSTTAHERRAVENQISPSVARVMNTILNGVLLDAIEQDIDRLKRLNEYAMAIPPEQHHKVALRPLDYLFISPSADIGEMAIHKAHKLPRIIRYLLKGLGSLEDASEIISYLLFEPSFCSDLIEIGYQDGLAHKEQIAQLLSK, encoded by the coding sequence ATGGCAAAAAAAATGGGTTTGGTTCTCTCCGGCGGCGGGGCTCGCGGAGCCTACCAAGTTGGAATTCTCGCAGCAGTTAAAGACATCGCACAACAATCAGGACTCCCACCCCGCTTCGACTACCTTTCCGGAGTCAGCGCTGGAGCCATAAATGCCAGCTCTCTCGCCTCCAACGCTCACGACTTCAATGCTTCGGTAGATAACTTAGTCAAGTTGTGGAGCAATCTTACCATCGATCAAGTGTTCTCCACAAATCCACTGACGATGGGACGAATTGGTTTCCAGTGGATGAAGGATCTCTCGCTAGGCTCTTTGACTGGAACAACTCCCGGTGGTTCGCTTTTGGATACCACGCCACTTCGTCAAATGATTCATCAAAACATGGATTACGCGAAGGTCGAACAAAATATCAAAGACGGCCACCTCACAGCTTTGGCGGTCACTTCTGTCGACTATGCAAACTCGACAACCGTAACCTTCGTACAAGGACATGAAAGCCTGCCGACCTGGGATAAGGGAAGAAAGCGCAGCGAAAAAGCGGCAATCTCCACTGAACACATCATGGCCTCTTCGGCGATCCCTTTGTTATTCCCACCCATTCAGGTGAATGATCGCTTTCACGGTGACGGTTCGGTCAGAAATCACGCTCCCTGCAGCCCGGTGATTTATTTAGGTGCGGAAAAACTATTGGTGATTGGCGTACGAAAGCAATCGACAACGGCTCATGAGCGACGTGCCGTCGAAAACCAAATCTCTCCCAGCGTTGCCAGAGTCATGAATACGATTCTGAATGGTGTTCTCTTGGATGCCATCGAACAAGACATCGATCGTCTGAAAAGACTGAACGAGTACGCCATGGCCATCCCACCCGAGCAACATCATAAGGTGGCACTAAGACCCTTGGATTACTTGTTCATCTCCCCATCTGCCGACATTGGTGAAATGGCGATCCATAAGGCCCACAAGCTGCCAAGAATTATACGATATCTTTTAAAAGGATTGGGTTCTTTAGAAGATGCCAGCGAGATCATCAGCTATCTTCTTTTCGAGCCAAGCTTCTGCTCAGACCTCATCGAGATCGGCTACCAAGATGGCCTTGCCCACAAGGAACAAATAGCACAACTCCTCAGCAAATAG
- a CDS encoding aldehyde dehydrogenase family protein — protein sequence MDLNLNLLNFIGGAFVASESAKTFIKKSPFDGSDLSSVAQSDAMDVIKAIQGSKKALQQIENQTADDRAQLLADFANHLETHADRYACLEALHQGLPKSFVLENSIKVAISHLRYNSQNLSQSLLVTQDGHLQPRPVGIVGIITPWSLSLRLVMERMAPALAAGNVVILKVSELSPVTGQIIGEALQAIQALPGLVQIIQGGSDVAQIIAGHPSIRAVTAVGRGSSMAAIAKAGLAEFKKLQLSGGAKNSSIVLSDFDFKGRMSEVMKPFLLGQGQMCWNSSRLFVLESFQKEFMEALHTYMETLTPLSSPDGESVWTPLIAEDRMAMISERTQFGISEHGKSFWGIKPNEKRLDHPGFFVKPTVMIDLPNCSVMQQDELHGPLILVTPVKYQHETFKWANTSYLGHSGIVWGPEEKVQKVASKLECARVWENSWLSGQDGVLSNIIFGHKQSSFGNIDMAWNGSFYSDVKKLTGF from the coding sequence TTGGATCTCAATTTAAATCTGCTCAATTTTATCGGAGGTGCCTTTGTCGCCTCCGAAAGTGCAAAGACTTTCATAAAGAAATCTCCCTTCGATGGGTCGGATCTTTCTTCAGTCGCGCAATCGGATGCGATGGATGTTATTAAAGCCATCCAGGGTTCAAAAAAAGCATTGCAGCAGATTGAAAATCAAACCGCTGATGATCGGGCGCAACTTTTAGCGGATTTCGCAAATCACCTGGAAACCCATGCGGATCGCTATGCCTGTCTAGAAGCGCTCCATCAAGGTTTGCCAAAAAGTTTTGTTTTGGAAAATAGCATCAAGGTTGCGATTTCTCACTTAAGATATAATTCACAGAATTTGTCACAAAGTCTGCTAGTCACTCAAGATGGACATCTGCAACCGCGCCCGGTGGGGATCGTGGGAATCATCACTCCGTGGAGTTTATCTTTGCGCTTAGTGATGGAGCGTATGGCGCCAGCCTTGGCTGCGGGAAATGTTGTGATCTTAAAGGTGTCAGAGCTTTCTCCGGTCACGGGGCAGATTATTGGTGAGGCTCTTCAGGCCATTCAAGCTCTGCCTGGTCTGGTGCAGATTATTCAAGGCGGTTCCGATGTCGCGCAAATCATCGCGGGTCATCCTAGTATTCGAGCGGTGACGGCAGTGGGACGCGGTTCTTCCATGGCGGCGATTGCCAAAGCGGGCCTTGCGGAGTTTAAGAAACTTCAATTAAGTGGCGGCGCCAAAAACTCATCGATTGTACTTTCTGATTTTGATTTTAAAGGTCGCATGTCTGAAGTTATGAAGCCTTTTTTGTTGGGCCAAGGACAGATGTGCTGGAACTCTTCCAGATTGTTTGTGTTGGAGTCCTTCCAAAAAGAATTCATGGAAGCCTTGCATACCTATATGGAAACGCTCACACCGCTTTCTTCGCCAGATGGAGAATCCGTGTGGACACCGCTGATTGCCGAAGATCGCATGGCTATGATTTCCGAAAGAACTCAATTCGGAATCTCAGAGCACGGAAAGTCTTTCTGGGGGATCAAGCCAAATGAAAAACGCCTTGATCATCCGGGATTTTTTGTAAAGCCCACGGTGATGATTGATCTTCCTAATTGCTCGGTCATGCAACAAGACGAACTTCATGGTCCGTTGATTTTGGTGACTCCAGTCAAATACCAGCATGAAACTTTTAAATGGGCGAACACATCTTACCTGGGACACTCGGGAATTGTCTGGGGTCCGGAAGAGAAAGTTCAAAAAGTGGCGTCGAAATTGGAATGTGCCCGGGTTTGGGAAAATTCTTGGCTGAGCGGCCAGGATGGCGTTCTAAGCAACATAATTTTTGGTCACAAGCAGTCGAGCTTTGGAAATATCGATATGGCCTGGAACGGGTCGTTCTATTCTGATGTTAAGAAGTTGACGGGCTTCTAA